In a single window of the Nicotiana tomentosiformis chromosome 8, ASM39032v3, whole genome shotgun sequence genome:
- the LOC104104064 gene encoding putative EG45-like domain containing protein 1 isoform X2 has translation MGAKTLPLPTASAFPKAAVQNPITEPSSLHPNSTSACFGSDSTQFPSSNFFAAAGEGIWDDGAACGRQYLVSCISSISPRACKSGETIQIKIVDRAQTVASKPTRQGTTIVLSNAAFAAIADSNAPSLNIDFRQV, from the exons ATGGGAGCAAAGACACTGCCTCTACCAACAGCTTCTGCATTCCCAAAAGCAGCAGTGCAGAATCCAATTACTGAGCCATCAAGTCTCCACCCAAATTCCA CCAGTGCATGTTTTGGGAGTGATTCAACTCAGTTTCCTTCAAGCAACTTCTTTGCAGCAGCTGGTGAAGGGATTTGGGACGATGGAGCTGCTTGTGGAAGACAGTATTTGGTCAGTTGCATTAGCTCAATTTCGCCCAGAGCTTGTAAATCAGGAGAGACTATTCAGATCAAGATCGTTGACCGGGCACAAACGGTAGCTTCTAAGCCTACAAGACAAGGAACTACCATAGTCCTTTCTAATGCTGCTTTTGCTGCAATTGCTGATTCAAATGCTCCTTCTCTTAATATCGATTTTCGACA
- the LOC104104064 gene encoding EG45-like domain containing protein isoform X1 — translation MSKPLRLLLQWLSFFVIFSQFFYASQADLGTATQYSPPYTPSACFGSDSTQFPSSNFFAAAGEGIWDDGAACGRQYLVSCISSISPRACKSGETIQIKIVDRAQTVASKPTRQGTTIVLSNAAFAAIADSNAPSLNIDFRQV, via the exons ATGTCAAAGCCTTTACGTCTTCTTCTACAATGGTTGTCCTTCTTCGTAATATTCTCTCAATTCTTTTATGCTTCTCAAGCTGATTTAGGAACAGCAACCCAGTATAGCCCACCGTACACAC CCAGTGCATGTTTTGGGAGTGATTCAACTCAGTTTCCTTCAAGCAACTTCTTTGCAGCAGCTGGTGAAGGGATTTGGGACGATGGAGCTGCTTGTGGAAGACAGTATTTGGTCAGTTGCATTAGCTCAATTTCGCCCAGAGCTTGTAAATCAGGAGAGACTATTCAGATCAAGATCGTTGACCGGGCACAAACGGTAGCTTCTAAGCCTACAAGACAAGGAACTACCATAGTCCTTTCTAATGCTGCTTTTGCTGCAATTGCTGATTCAAATGCTCCTTCTCTTAATATCGATTTTCGACA